One genomic region from Cucumis melo cultivar AY chromosome 9, USDA_Cmelo_AY_1.0, whole genome shotgun sequence encodes:
- the LOC103501683 gene encoding pentatricopeptide repeat-containing protein At5g61400 isoform X1, giving the protein MQWTVCKRNVRMLMTQFPLKSVLVRIGLNGTMLQVVSLSSLTSDSLLTTVLNCRSPRKALEFFNAAPEKTIQLYSAIIHVLVGSELLSHARYLLKDLVQNLVKSHKPYHACQLVFSELSRLKSSKFSPNVYGELIIVLCKMELVEEALSMYHKVGATLTIQACNVLLNVLVKTGRFELLWRIYEEMISNGLSPSVITFGTLIDGCCRQGDLLRAQEMFDEMRVKGIVPTVVVYTILIRGLCSDSKMEEAESMHRAMREVGVYPNLYTYNTLMDGYCKLANAKQALRLYQDMLGEGLVPDVVTFGILIDGLCKFGEMKAARNLFVNMIKFCVTPNINVYNSLIDAYCKVGDVSEAMAFFLELERYKVSPDVFTYSILIRGLCSVTRTEEAGNIFEKMTKEGILANSVTYNSLIDGYCKEGKMEKALEICSQMTENGVEPNVITFSTLIDGYCKIRNLQAAMGIYSEMVIKSLSPDVVTYTAMIDGHCKYGSMKEALKLYSDMLDNGITPNCYTISCLLDGLCKDGRISDALRLFTEKIEFQTPRCNVDAGGSKPSLTNHVAYTALIHGLCQDGQFFKAVKLFSDMRRYGLQPDEVIYVVMLQGLLQVKHILMMLHADMLKFGFIPNSAVYVILCKCYQGSGFLKSAQNCSKDLEENLQRLSSCD; this is encoded by the coding sequence ATGCAATGGACAGTTTGCAAAAGAAATGTGAGGATGTTGATGACCCAGTTCCCATTGAAAAGTGTTCTTGTTCGCATTGGACTTAATGGAACCATGCTTCAAGTTGTTTCTCTGTCATCTTTAACATCTGACAGTCTACTTACCACCGTACTTAACTGTAGAAGCCCTAGGAAAGCACTTGAATTCTTCAATGCGGCACCAGAAAAGACTATTCAGCTTTACTCAGCAATCATTCATGTCTTAGTTGGATCTGAGCTACTTTCCCATGCCAGGTATTTGCTAAAAGATCTCGTACAAAACCTCGTAAAATCTCACAAGCCTTACCATGCATGTCAGTTAGTATTCAGTGAGTTGAGTCGCTTAAAATCCTCAAAATTTAGTCCCAATGTTTATGGCGAGTTAATTATTGTCTtatgtaagatggagcttgtagAAGAAGCTTTGTCGATGTACCACAAAGTTGGGGCGACACTCACGATACAGGCTTGTAATGTACTTTTAAATGTTTTGGTTAAGACTGGGAGGTTTGAATTGTTGTGGAGGATTTATGAAGAAATGATTTCCAATGGGTTGTCTCCTAGTGTTATCACTTTTGGCACCCTAATTGATGGTTGCTGCCGTCAGGGAGATCTTTTAAGGGCACAAGAAATGTTCGATGAAATGAGAGTGAAAGGAATTGTGCCAACAGTTGTCGTGTACACCATTCTTATTCGTGGGCTTTGCTCAGACAGCAAAATGGAGGAAGCAGAGAGTATGCATAGAGCAATGAGGGAAGTCGGTGTGTATCCAAACTTATATACTTACAACACTTTGATGGATGGGTACTGCAAGTTGGCCAATGCAAAACAAGCTCTTAGATTGTATCAAGATATGCTGGGTGAAGGTTTGGTGCCAGATGTTGTAACATTTGGCATTTTAATTGATGGACTCTGCAAATTTGGAGAGATGAAGGCTGCTCGAAATCTTTTTGTGAATATGATAAAATTTTGTGTTACTCCTAACATAAATGTCTATAATTCTTTGATTGATGCTTACTGTAAGGTAGGAGATGTTTCTGAAGCAATGGCTTTCTTTTTGGAGCTGGAAAGATATAAAGTTTCGCCCGATGTGTTTACATACAGTATACTTATTAGAGGTCTCTGTTCGGTGACTCGAACCGAAGAAGCAGGTAACATATTTGAGAAAATGACGAAAGAGGGAATTCTAGCAAACTCTGTTACATATAACTCATTAATTGATGGGTACTGCAAAGAAGGCAAAATGGAAAAGGCACTGGAAATCTGCTCCCAAATGACTGAAAATGGTGTTGAACCGAATGTGATCACTTTCTCAACGCTGATTGATGGGTATTGCAAGATAAGGAACTTGCAAGCTGCTATGGGCATATATTCAGAAATGGTTATCAAAAGCCTCTCTCCCGATGTGGTTACTTATACAGCAATGATAGATGGGCATTGCAAATATGGTAGCATGAAAGAGGCTCTTAAGCTCTATAGTGATATGTTGGATAATGGCATTACCCCAAATTGTTACACTATCAGTTGCTTATTAGATGGACTTTGTAAAGATGGCAGAATTTCAGATGCACTCAGACTTTTCACGGAAAAGATTGAATTTCAGACCCCCAGGTGCAATGTTGATGCAGGAGGAAGCAAGCCTTCACTCACAAATCATGTCGCTTATACGGCTTTAATCCATGGATTGTGTCAGGATGGGCAATTTTTTAAGGCAGTGAAGTTGTTTTCAGACATGAGACGTTACGGTTTGCAACCAGATGAAGTGATTTATGTAGTCATGTTACAAGGGCTCCTCCAAGTTAAACACATCCTGATGATGCTACATGCAGACATGTTAAAATTTGGTTTTATCCCGAATTCAGCGGTCTACGTGATATTATGCAAGTGTTATCAAGGGAGTGGATTTCTGAAATCGGCTCAAAATTGTTCCAAGGATCTTGAGGAAAATCTACAGAGGCTATCTAGCTGTGACTAG
- the LOC103501683 gene encoding pentatricopeptide repeat-containing protein At5g61400 isoform X3 produces MELVEEALSMYHKVGATLTIQACNVLLNVLVKTGRFELLWRIYEEMISNGLSPSVITFGTLIDGCCRQGDLLRAQEMFDEMRVKGIVPTVVVYTILIRGLCSDSKMEEAESMHRAMREVGVYPNLYTYNTLMDGYCKLANAKQALRLYQDMLGEGLVPDVVTFGILIDGLCKFGEMKAARNLFVNMIKFCVTPNINVYNSLIDAYCKVGDVSEAMAFFLELERYKVSPDVFTYSILIRGLCSVTRTEEAGNIFEKMTKEGILANSVTYNSLIDGYCKEGKMEKALEICSQMTENGVEPNVITFSTLIDGYCKIRNLQAAMGIYSEMVIKSLSPDVVTYTAMIDGHCKYGSMKEALKLYSDMLDNGITPNCYTISCLLDGLCKDGRISDALRLFTEKIEFQTPRCNVDAGGSKPSLTNHVAYTALIHGLCQDGQFFKAVKLFSDMRRYGLQPDEVIYVVMLQGLLQVKHILMMLHADMLKFGFIPNSAVYVILCKCYQGSGFLKSAQNCSKDLEENLQRLSSCD; encoded by the coding sequence atggagcttgtagAAGAAGCTTTGTCGATGTACCACAAAGTTGGGGCGACACTCACGATACAGGCTTGTAATGTACTTTTAAATGTTTTGGTTAAGACTGGGAGGTTTGAATTGTTGTGGAGGATTTATGAAGAAATGATTTCCAATGGGTTGTCTCCTAGTGTTATCACTTTTGGCACCCTAATTGATGGTTGCTGCCGTCAGGGAGATCTTTTAAGGGCACAAGAAATGTTCGATGAAATGAGAGTGAAAGGAATTGTGCCAACAGTTGTCGTGTACACCATTCTTATTCGTGGGCTTTGCTCAGACAGCAAAATGGAGGAAGCAGAGAGTATGCATAGAGCAATGAGGGAAGTCGGTGTGTATCCAAACTTATATACTTACAACACTTTGATGGATGGGTACTGCAAGTTGGCCAATGCAAAACAAGCTCTTAGATTGTATCAAGATATGCTGGGTGAAGGTTTGGTGCCAGATGTTGTAACATTTGGCATTTTAATTGATGGACTCTGCAAATTTGGAGAGATGAAGGCTGCTCGAAATCTTTTTGTGAATATGATAAAATTTTGTGTTACTCCTAACATAAATGTCTATAATTCTTTGATTGATGCTTACTGTAAGGTAGGAGATGTTTCTGAAGCAATGGCTTTCTTTTTGGAGCTGGAAAGATATAAAGTTTCGCCCGATGTGTTTACATACAGTATACTTATTAGAGGTCTCTGTTCGGTGACTCGAACCGAAGAAGCAGGTAACATATTTGAGAAAATGACGAAAGAGGGAATTCTAGCAAACTCTGTTACATATAACTCATTAATTGATGGGTACTGCAAAGAAGGCAAAATGGAAAAGGCACTGGAAATCTGCTCCCAAATGACTGAAAATGGTGTTGAACCGAATGTGATCACTTTCTCAACGCTGATTGATGGGTATTGCAAGATAAGGAACTTGCAAGCTGCTATGGGCATATATTCAGAAATGGTTATCAAAAGCCTCTCTCCCGATGTGGTTACTTATACAGCAATGATAGATGGGCATTGCAAATATGGTAGCATGAAAGAGGCTCTTAAGCTCTATAGTGATATGTTGGATAATGGCATTACCCCAAATTGTTACACTATCAGTTGCTTATTAGATGGACTTTGTAAAGATGGCAGAATTTCAGATGCACTCAGACTTTTCACGGAAAAGATTGAATTTCAGACCCCCAGGTGCAATGTTGATGCAGGAGGAAGCAAGCCTTCACTCACAAATCATGTCGCTTATACGGCTTTAATCCATGGATTGTGTCAGGATGGGCAATTTTTTAAGGCAGTGAAGTTGTTTTCAGACATGAGACGTTACGGTTTGCAACCAGATGAAGTGATTTATGTAGTCATGTTACAAGGGCTCCTCCAAGTTAAACACATCCTGATGATGCTACATGCAGACATGTTAAAATTTGGTTTTATCCCGAATTCAGCGGTCTACGTGATATTATGCAAGTGTTATCAAGGGAGTGGATTTCTGAAATCGGCTCAAAATTGTTCCAAGGATCTTGAGGAAAATCTACAGAGGCTATCTAGCTGTGACTAG
- the LOC103501683 gene encoding pentatricopeptide repeat-containing protein At5g61400 isoform X2: MLMTQFPLKSVLVRIGLNGTMLQVVSLSSLTSDSLLTTVLNCRSPRKALEFFNAAPEKTIQLYSAIIHVLVGSELLSHARYLLKDLVQNLVKSHKPYHACQLVFSELSRLKSSKFSPNVYGELIIVLCKMELVEEALSMYHKVGATLTIQACNVLLNVLVKTGRFELLWRIYEEMISNGLSPSVITFGTLIDGCCRQGDLLRAQEMFDEMRVKGIVPTVVVYTILIRGLCSDSKMEEAESMHRAMREVGVYPNLYTYNTLMDGYCKLANAKQALRLYQDMLGEGLVPDVVTFGILIDGLCKFGEMKAARNLFVNMIKFCVTPNINVYNSLIDAYCKVGDVSEAMAFFLELERYKVSPDVFTYSILIRGLCSVTRTEEAGNIFEKMTKEGILANSVTYNSLIDGYCKEGKMEKALEICSQMTENGVEPNVITFSTLIDGYCKIRNLQAAMGIYSEMVIKSLSPDVVTYTAMIDGHCKYGSMKEALKLYSDMLDNGITPNCYTISCLLDGLCKDGRISDALRLFTEKIEFQTPRCNVDAGGSKPSLTNHVAYTALIHGLCQDGQFFKAVKLFSDMRRYGLQPDEVIYVVMLQGLLQVKHILMMLHADMLKFGFIPNSAVYVILCKCYQGSGFLKSAQNCSKDLEENLQRLSSCD, from the coding sequence ATGTTGATGACCCAGTTCCCATTGAAAAGTGTTCTTGTTCGCATTGGACTTAATGGAACCATGCTTCAAGTTGTTTCTCTGTCATCTTTAACATCTGACAGTCTACTTACCACCGTACTTAACTGTAGAAGCCCTAGGAAAGCACTTGAATTCTTCAATGCGGCACCAGAAAAGACTATTCAGCTTTACTCAGCAATCATTCATGTCTTAGTTGGATCTGAGCTACTTTCCCATGCCAGGTATTTGCTAAAAGATCTCGTACAAAACCTCGTAAAATCTCACAAGCCTTACCATGCATGTCAGTTAGTATTCAGTGAGTTGAGTCGCTTAAAATCCTCAAAATTTAGTCCCAATGTTTATGGCGAGTTAATTATTGTCTtatgtaagatggagcttgtagAAGAAGCTTTGTCGATGTACCACAAAGTTGGGGCGACACTCACGATACAGGCTTGTAATGTACTTTTAAATGTTTTGGTTAAGACTGGGAGGTTTGAATTGTTGTGGAGGATTTATGAAGAAATGATTTCCAATGGGTTGTCTCCTAGTGTTATCACTTTTGGCACCCTAATTGATGGTTGCTGCCGTCAGGGAGATCTTTTAAGGGCACAAGAAATGTTCGATGAAATGAGAGTGAAAGGAATTGTGCCAACAGTTGTCGTGTACACCATTCTTATTCGTGGGCTTTGCTCAGACAGCAAAATGGAGGAAGCAGAGAGTATGCATAGAGCAATGAGGGAAGTCGGTGTGTATCCAAACTTATATACTTACAACACTTTGATGGATGGGTACTGCAAGTTGGCCAATGCAAAACAAGCTCTTAGATTGTATCAAGATATGCTGGGTGAAGGTTTGGTGCCAGATGTTGTAACATTTGGCATTTTAATTGATGGACTCTGCAAATTTGGAGAGATGAAGGCTGCTCGAAATCTTTTTGTGAATATGATAAAATTTTGTGTTACTCCTAACATAAATGTCTATAATTCTTTGATTGATGCTTACTGTAAGGTAGGAGATGTTTCTGAAGCAATGGCTTTCTTTTTGGAGCTGGAAAGATATAAAGTTTCGCCCGATGTGTTTACATACAGTATACTTATTAGAGGTCTCTGTTCGGTGACTCGAACCGAAGAAGCAGGTAACATATTTGAGAAAATGACGAAAGAGGGAATTCTAGCAAACTCTGTTACATATAACTCATTAATTGATGGGTACTGCAAAGAAGGCAAAATGGAAAAGGCACTGGAAATCTGCTCCCAAATGACTGAAAATGGTGTTGAACCGAATGTGATCACTTTCTCAACGCTGATTGATGGGTATTGCAAGATAAGGAACTTGCAAGCTGCTATGGGCATATATTCAGAAATGGTTATCAAAAGCCTCTCTCCCGATGTGGTTACTTATACAGCAATGATAGATGGGCATTGCAAATATGGTAGCATGAAAGAGGCTCTTAAGCTCTATAGTGATATGTTGGATAATGGCATTACCCCAAATTGTTACACTATCAGTTGCTTATTAGATGGACTTTGTAAAGATGGCAGAATTTCAGATGCACTCAGACTTTTCACGGAAAAGATTGAATTTCAGACCCCCAGGTGCAATGTTGATGCAGGAGGAAGCAAGCCTTCACTCACAAATCATGTCGCTTATACGGCTTTAATCCATGGATTGTGTCAGGATGGGCAATTTTTTAAGGCAGTGAAGTTGTTTTCAGACATGAGACGTTACGGTTTGCAACCAGATGAAGTGATTTATGTAGTCATGTTACAAGGGCTCCTCCAAGTTAAACACATCCTGATGATGCTACATGCAGACATGTTAAAATTTGGTTTTATCCCGAATTCAGCGGTCTACGTGATATTATGCAAGTGTTATCAAGGGAGTGGATTTCTGAAATCGGCTCAAAATTGTTCCAAGGATCTTGAGGAAAATCTACAGAGGCTATCTAGCTGTGACTAG